The Salirhabdus salicampi DNA segment CTTTCGATGATCCCTCCACCTGTGGAAATCACACAGTTATCCCTCGAGACCTTTTTTAATGTCTCCTCCTCATAATGACGAAATGTTTGTTCACCGTATGTAGAAAAAATTTGTGGAATTGACAGCTTATAAGTTTGTTCAATCAGTTCATCTGTATCAATAAAAGGTGCATTTAATCGTTCGGCTAATTCCGTGCCAATCGTTGTTTTCCCACTCCCCATAAAACCGGTTAAACAAATTGCTTTCATAAAAATTTACCCCCATTTTTTTCGTGGTTTTAGCAGGAATTTCTCATCAAGGATAGAATATTTTTATTGCATTTGAAGGAGGTGATAATAATACATTGGCAAATGTAGAACAAGTTGCCTACTCCCTCATAAAAGAGGCCATTTCCAAATCGACTTCAGATATCCACTTTATCCCCGAAAACGAATTCGTGCGTGTATACTTCCGAATCCATGGTAACAGAACTCCAAATGACTCACTTTCAATTAACTTATATAACCCTTTACTTACTTTCTTTAAGTTTACATCAGGAATGGATATTGGGGAAACGAAAATTCCTCAACACGGAACTTACTCTTTAACCGTTCATGCAAGGCGTTATCATTTACGCCTGTCTACACTCCCTGTATCATCCGGAGAAAGTTTAGCGATTCGTATCCATGAAGAAGATAAAATCCCTTCGATTGATAAGTTATTTTTATTTTCTAATCAGGCAAAAACCATTAAACAATGGGCTAATGAACGGTATGGGTTAGTGCTGATTACGGGACCAACTGGTGTGGGAAAATCTACAACAATGTACTCTTTTTTATCCTATGCCACAAAGCAGTGCAAGCAAATTGTTTCCATCGAAGACCCTGTGGAACAAAAGATTAACGGACTCATCCAAATAGACGTAAATGACAAGTTGGGCCTACAATTTGCAGATATTTTTAAATCTGTCTTACGTCATGATCCTGATATCATTATGATTGGTGAAATACGGGATGTCCAAACCGCGAAGTTAGCCGTCCGGGCGGCTTATAGTGGGCACCTTATCATTTCCACACTTCATGCTAAAGATGGCTTTGGTACAATACAACGACTTAAAGAGATGGGGATTAAAGAAGAGGACCTCATGCAAACATTGTTAGGAGTAGTGTCACAGCAATTGATTTTAACGAATAATCAACATATAAAGAGGGTAGCGATTGCTGAAATATTACAAAATGAAATACTTCAAAAGGCGATTCACGGAGTTCCTCTCACTAGCGATTCTCATTTTCAAAGTTTTGATTTCTTAAGGAGGAAGGCATGTGCTCTTGGATATATTCGGCAAAAAGACCTGTAAATGTTCACACCACGGTAAAATACCATTACATGTACAAGCAAGTTATTTAGATCGCCTAGGTATGTTACTGAAAAAGGGATATACAATTACGGATGCCTTAAACATTATTCGTTTAGATCCAACATATGCCAATATCGCGACTGCTACAAAAAGCTATTTAACAAAAGGGAGGATGCTAAGCGAAACATTTCAACAATTACACTTTTCCAATTTTGCCATTTCCTTTATAGCGATCTCAATCCATAGTAGGGATTTAGGCACCCATCTACAAAACTGTAGTAAATATTTACAACAACATATCGAATTTTATAGACAGTTTAAAAAGGTGATGACCTATCCCACTATATTATTGCTTTTCACCTCGATTATTCTTCTTTTTGTCAACATACATCTACTCCCTACCTTCCATACCGTATACGCTGATTTAAGTATAGCTCCAGTGGAAACATCCAACTATTTTTCTTTGATGACAACTATATTGATTTTTCTTTTATATCCCCTCCTCCTTGCCATTCCACTCGTTGTTTTCTTTTATAGATACATCGTTCCAAATATTCATAACACTTCCATACAATTCCGACTTTATGTTCTTCCGATATGTAAACCGTTAAAACAACTTGAAGCCACTTACTTTTTCAGCTATCACATTAGTTGTTTATTACGCAGCGGTTGTACCATTAAAGAATCATTAGAAATTATTGCCTCGCAACAGGAACTCCCAATTGTACAACAGTATGCGGAACAATTTGTCCAATCATTTCGGGAAGGCACAAGTCTAATAGAAGTTATGAATAGATGCTCTCTGCTAAAGCGTGAATTCCCCATCATCTTTCAACAAAGTTTAGAAAGCGGCACGATTAGCCGTGATCTAGAGGACTATGCCCATATCCTATTAGAATCTTTCCAAGATAAAATGAAAAAGTTCGTAACCATTCTGCAACCGACTGTTTATTTATTGTTCGCTTTCCTTATCATTTTCATTTACAGTTCGATCGTTTTTCCTCTTTTCCAACTTATAGAGCAAATTTAATTTAGAAAGGTGATGTTCATGACTAACGAAAAAGGGTACACGTTATTAGAAATGTTAATTGTTCTTCTCATTATTTCTGTTTTGCTTATGATTTCTGTTCCGAATTTAACAAATAGTAACTCGGTGATAAACGATAAGGGGTGTGAGGCATTTGTTGAACTTGTAGAAACACAGGCAAATTTGTATCGATTGGACTATGGATTTTATCCTGAAGATCTAAAAACGTTAATGGATAGCGGATATATTAAACAAACGACATGCCCTGACGGAACCGCTGTGGAACTCCAACCTGACGGAAGTGTATCAGTTGCTGAAGCTTCGTAACAAAGGATATACCGCACTAGAAGTCCTCCTCGTACTTTCTACTGTCTTGGTCCTCATTAGCATTACCATTCCATTGACCAACACAACAAAGGAGAAACAAGATATTGAGCATTTTTTTCGGGTGTTTGAAATGGATATTTTATATATGCAAGCAGTGGCGGTTTCCAAAGGGCCTCAGTTAGCATTATTTCTTTACCCCGATGAACATAAATACGAAATACGTAAAGGTCCATTTTTTGAACCATATGTAACAAGAGAGTATAGCCATGCCATTGACATATCCATAGGTACATTTCAAAACCCTTTCTCCTTTAAAAGAAGTGGAGTCCCAAACAAACCTGGTTCGTTTTATGTAAATATAGACAATAAACGCTATCGAGTTACGTTTCCTTTTGGGAAAGGAAGATTTTATGTTTCGCAAACAAAATAACGGTTTTATGTTAATGGACACGATTATTTCCGTTACTCTTTTATTTACATGTATTCTTTTTTTAGTGCCTGGCATTGTACAAATTCGAATTGAGCAGGAAAGATGGGTAATAAAAAACGAAATGTTAACTTATCTCAATCAACAACTTAAAGTTAAAGAACCGATGGAAGGAAAGGTTAAAGTTCGTAATAAAGCCGCACATATCTACATTCAAGAAAACGGGAATACATTACATGGTTGTATTACTTGGACGACGATAAAGGATGAAGAAGATTCAATATGCTTAATTGGAGCGGGTGATTATGGCACGGCACGATAATGGTTATACGTTCATCTCCATATTATGTTCCCTCGGAAGTTTCATCGTCATCATCCCTTTTTTCTTCCCACTAATTAAAGCTATAGTAGCAGCAACGTCCCTACACGACTTTGAAATGCTTAGCGTTGAACAATTTTATCATTTTTTCCAGGAAGAACTTTATGTGTCAGAAGAACACCAATTACGAGGGGAACATACGATTGACTTGTATCAACAAGGCAAGACGATAACAATTGATCTATATCAAGATATGATACGAAGAAGAGTAAATGATACCGGACACGAAATTATGCTTTTTCATGTTGATTCGTTTTCACTGATAAAAGAAAACGAATCAACCTTAATCTTTCATATCAAAACAAAAAGAGGAAACAAGTATGAAAAAAGGTTATCAGTTCCTTAAACAATTATCGGCTAATGAAAATGGGTATATGTTTCCGTTTATTTACATGCTTTGTTGCCTTTTCATTTACATGACAGTAACAGGAGCTGCATACAATGAGAAACTAGCGAAAGTTACCAACATTAATGTAGAACAATATAAAATTGAGCATATGTTTGAGAGAAGCTACATGCAATTCCGTCAACGAATTGCAAATAGTAACGCTGATGGAGGTGATGAAATAATCTATAGCTTTGAGGATGGTGAAGCATATATTCAATATGAAACGGTATCTGACCAAACGATAAAGGCCCGCTTTGATATTTTCACACACGATGGAAGCGTAAAAGTTTTTACTGTTTACATAGAAAAATAACACTCACAGTATAATTTTCTTGAAATTTGTTATAATATAAAATGTACTTTGGGCCATAGCCAAGCGGTAAGGCAACGGGTTTTGGTCTCGTGATGCGCTGGTTCGAATCCAGCTGGCCCAGTACTTCACATGATAAAACGGTAAAATAGCTCTTCCATATTTTTATAAAATGCTCATTTACAATATAAAAAAGGTAGTTTATAATAACGATGATGATTTAGCTGCAGAAGGAGGGGTTATACATGGATCGCATGTTTCGTGTCCTTTCGTTTTGGACTGGTATTTTCTCCGTAATGTTTTACGTTGGAGATATGGTAACAACATCTATTTTATTTTTGGCACAAACGGCATTCTTTTTAACATTGAGTTATTTAAATCTTTCAGAAAGATTGTATATGTACATATTTGGCGCGTATTTAACAGTCTTTTTCGTAGGCTTCACGTATTACACAACTTTCCTTTTAGAACCAGGATTCGGACATTAAAAAAAATCCAAGCCGATTTATCGGACTTGGATTTTTTATTTTACCCTATTTCCCCTTTTGCTTGTATACAAACGTCAAAAGCACTTCCCAAATCACCTAAAATAAAACTTCGTATAGCACGGTTCTTACTCGCTTTAGCGGAAAACACTTGACTTTGATGGCTTTCTAAACGCTCCATAATACCATAGTGAATCAAAAATTCACTCTGTTTCATCAACCGATGAAATTCGATATCATATTTCCGTCCTTCTTCAATCCAAACATCCCAATGGACGTGGTGGGTAATATCCATTTCCCCTACATTTTCTAAAACATTAGACTTTAATTGATGGTTGGAATATCCCCGTAAACTTCCTTGTTTTCTTGCAGGGTGCATCCATTCATCCCGATTGTATCCGTAATCAATAGTTAAAATAAATCCTCTGCGTAATGCTTTGGCTATATTTGCTGTAATCGACGATATGTACAACGGGACTTCACATCTGTATCCATTTTTTATAGTTATCTTGCGCTCCTCCATCCACTGCCTCAAAAACGTTGGACATAGTCTCTTTGTTTCTGTAAGTTGTCCATGTTGTTCCGTTACACAAATTTCATACAATGTATCTTCTAACATTTCCACAATTCGAACCGGTTGTGCGTCTAAAAATTCATTCGAAAAAATAAATCCACAAAAAGCAGGATAAGCACTGGAAAATTCCTCTAAAGATGCAAATGAATCCTTTATTATATTGTTTTCGATTCTGTTCCACTTTTCCCTTGTGGACGGATTTTCTTCAATAATGGAATAACGGAGAACATCACCATCAAGAACATTTGCTAATTGTTGACAAACTTGACTTGCAAACCGACCAGAACCGCCTCCTAATTCACAAATGTGTAATGGGATATTTGCTAATTTCGCTGTTTCGATGAAATATTGCCCCATCACTTCAGCAAACACATCATGTACGTAACTTGAAGTATAAAAGTCTCCATCTTTACCAAAAGCGTTTTTGTTTATGTAATACCCCGATTCGTCATTGTAAAGTGCTTCACGAATGAAGAGATCATATGGAATCATCTTATCTTCCGATTGTTGAATAAGCGTTTGAATTGTTTGATTCACTTCCTCCATCTCCATTACAAAAAGGGATTTGTCTCTTTTTCTTGTTCTATCGTTGTTTCAGGTCCATGACCAGGAAGTACCTTTGTTTTTGCTGGTAATGACAATAGCTGTGTCGTAATGCTGTCTATTAATTGCTCATAATCTCCACCAGGTAAGTCTGTTCTTCCAATACTCCCATGAAACAATGTATCTCCTGAAACGACAATTCCCTCTTCATCAAAGCAAAAGGATAAGCTTCCAGGTGAATGTCCCGGTGTAGACACAACACGGATTGCAAATGGTCCAATTGTGTGTGGTCCCTCTTCGATAAAATGATCCGCTTCTTTCACTACAACTGGAGGTAGTGAAAAAAATTGAGATCCGTTTAATTGAGGGTCACCAAGCCATTCTGACTCAACCTTACTCACATACATAGGGATATGAAACGTATCCCGAACGACATCGACTGCTCCAATATGATCAAAATGAGCATGTGTTAATAAAATAGCCAGCGGTTTAAGTTCCTCTTGTTTTATATATGAAACAATTTTTTCCTCATCTCCCCCAGGGTCAACAATCAGTGCTTCCTTACCCTTTTGTAACACATAGCAATTTGTTTCAACTAACCCTAATGGCATTCTTTTCCATTCCATATCATCACACTCCTTATTACATATTTTCATAAAAAAACTCGACAAACACAAGAAAGTTTTATAAAATGTATGAGGAACTATTCCTTTATACATATTAATGATAGTATTGATTTTTTCCGTTTCACTCTTCCAGAGGCTAAGGGGGTCATGTGACAATGGTATTAGCAATCATGTTGCTAGTCGCGACAATTTTGTGCGTATTTGCTGTACTGAGAGAAAGTAAAAACCGTAATATGTTTGCGGTTGGTTTCGCTGGTATATCCGCACTTATTTTCGGCTGGTTTTCCATTATGACAATAATCTCAGAACTGTTTTAACAAATGAAAAAAGACTTTGCTAATAGTTCAGGTAATGCTTTACCTGAACTATTTTTAATGCAAAGAAGAATGACCTTCCTCTCTATTACGGTCCCTCTTCAATAGGCCTATTACGTGTCCCGATTCAACAACAACGAGATTTTCTAGATCATCACCAATAAGGCAGCGTTGGCCATCTGATGAACAATCCAACCGTGAGGCATGCTCCACAGTCGTAATTAACTGTTCCTTACCCGTATCCTTATGAAAGGCAATAAACTGATAGCCATCCTTATACTTTAACAATGAACTATGTTGTTTCGGTTTATACGTAAATAATACTTGCCTTGTTTCATTCCATTCAAACGGAGGTGTCCACACATAACCTGCATGGGTTTCTAAGCTGGGCATTGTGAGAACCGATTCTTCTCTATGTTCTTGTTTGTTGTAAAATTTTAATTGGATTTGGTCACGCTGCTGTTTGCCCGTTATGGAAAGGAATTGCTCTTTCGTTGTCTTAAACATATAGACATGATCCATGAAGTACTCTTTTTCCCCACTACGAATATCATAAAGATGTGTAGATGCTGACAAGGTAGGTTCATCTGTCCAGTCAAAATAAACAACTTGTGTCGGACCATACCATAATACTAATGGGTCGACCGGCAGTTGAGTAAATTGGCCCTTCTCCTCATGAATATCTAAAAGATAAACAGAAGGTTTTTCCTTTTGGGAATAAAATGAAAGAAGAAGTTGCTCCTCTATATAGGGATTCCAATCCATTTCTACATAATCTGCTTCGTAATCGATTTGCTCCAACACAGCCCCAGTGTCACTTAAAATCGTATAATACCGATTAGACCCTTCTTGTAATTCGAGTGCAAAGTACCTCTTATGATGACTAGCTTTCAATTGCAAAACCTCATATGAGGTTTCAAAGAAAACAGACTGATTGCCATTGTAAATATTAAATTTCATAATTTGATATATATCATTATTATTACGCACATAAAAAATATGATCGTTATCAAACCACGTTAAGATCGAAACAAATCCATCTTCATCAATCGGTGCTAGGTTATCACGGTGTAAAAGTCCTAAAGACTTCTTACTAATCAGTGAAATATTATTTACGGCATGGTTCCCCTTTCCTTCATACTGATTGATACAAGCTGTTGTTATAAATAGAAAGGACACGATGGGTAGAAAGACGATTACAAAACGATTTATCACCATTATGAACACCTCAAGCAACAAGTTTTTAATAATAAAGTACCCGCATCACTAACTTCGTTAGGATACGGGAACTTATTGGTGTTTCACTATTCATCGTTGTTTGTTTCTTCATTGTCTGAAAAGTTATAGAATCGGAATAAGTCACCATAAATGATACGGTCCGAGTACTCTAATTCTAATAACACTTGATCCTTATACTCGTCACAACCTGATGTGTCTTCCAGTATTTCTCCAGTTAACCGGTCATAACAAGTATCATTTGTGAATACATAATTTTCAGTTACAAAATCCCCGTTTCGGAAAGCTACATATGGTTTACGGTCATTTGTAAACAAATCAGTACCAAATGTAATATCATCTTCAGGTTCAATCCCTAGTAAACTTAAGATGGTTGGTTTTAAGTCAACTTGACCAGCAATTTTATCAAATGTTTTTGTTTCTTCATGGTCAGGAATATGAATAATCATTGGTACACGTTGCAGCTGTACATTATCATAAGGTGTAATGTCCTTTTCCAGAAACATTCCCATTGCCCGATTATGATAATCACTAATACCATAATGGTCACCGGCTATAACAATGATTGACTCTTCATATAAACCAGCTTGCTTTAACTGCTCAAAAAATTGTTCAATTGCTTCATCCATGTACCGAACTGTTTGAACATATCCATTTAAAGTTCTAGAATTAGTTTCTAGTTTATCAATGGAAGCATATTTTTGGTCCATCGTAAATGGGTGATGGTTTGTTAACGTAATGAAGTTCGTATAGAACGGTTGCGGTAAATTCTCTAAATATTTAATGGACTGTTCAAAGAATGATTTATCTCCTAACCCCCAATCCCCTACTTTATTCTCTTCAGATACGTGGTAAAAACGTTCTGAGAAGAAATGGTCAAACCCTAAGGCATCATACATTACATCTCGGTTCCAAAAGCTTTTGTTATTTCCGTGGAATACAGCTGATGTGTATCCATGTTCTTTAATAATTTTTGGCATTGCATTGTATTCGTTTTGTGCATGTGTAAAGAATACAGATGCATTTGGCAACGGATATAGTGAATTAGCCGTAATGAATTCTGAGTCAGAAGTCTTTCCTAAATTTGTTTGGTGGTAGAAGTTTTCAAAGTAATAGCTTTCTTCTATTAACTTGTTAAGGAATGGTGTAATTGGTTCACCATTTACTTCTTTATCTAACACAAACGTCTGAAGCGATTCTGCCGTAATGAAGATGACATTTTTCCCTTCAGCAATTCCCGACAAGTCTGATTTTTCATTGCTTGAAGCATTTTCACTTATATAGTGTTCGATTTCTTCAATTTCACTACCATCTGCCATTACACGTTGAACCTTTGTTTTTGAATGAATGACAACATCGTATATGTGATAATTGAATAAGCCAATATTTTTCACTAAATATTCACGATCGAAACTACGTAAGAATAAGTTCGGTCTTTCAATTTCAGCTAGGACAAAGTTTGCCACGAGAATACTTAAAGATAATGCAGAAATAGCCATTTTGCCTTTTTGTTTAAAACTAACAATTGTATTTTCATTTTTCTTCGCTAAATAAAATACTAGAATTATATCTAAAAAGAGAAAAATGTCCCCTGGTTTCACTAAATATGCAGCACTTGCCCCTAAATCACCAAAGTTTTTGAACTGTAGTAATGTAGGCAAAGTAATAAAATCCGTGAAGTTGCGGTAATAGGCTAAATTCACATATAAAATAATGGTTCCAATTAAAGTCGTGTATTTAACGAATTTCTTCTGACGTTCTGGCTTCATCCATACTGCAAAGGTAAATATGATTAACGCTGTTGCAAATGGATTAATGAGCAATATTAATTCCTGAAGCGGGTTTTCAATTGATAAATTAAACACAAACCTGTATAAGATATATGTTTTAAAACCGAATAATAACGCAGCGATTAAAAACAGTGGTTTGTTAATTCGATGTAACATGCTTTTTCCCCCTTAACCTCTAGCAGACCAGTTCTAGTATATAGTCTATTGTTCTTTTATTTTTCTCATTTAATAAGACGTTGATTCCTGCAAAAATGTTTCACATTGTTTTACATTTCTTTTCACTATCTTTACTATTATTAACGTTCACAAAAAATAATACCGTTCAATTTAATGAAATTGTAAGAAATTTGAAATGGTCACTTATCTAACTTCTTTATTTTATACGTTTTTTTTGATTAGTCAAGAGACTTTTTCCGCGTCTTTGTCGTATCAATTCAAGCAATAACATATCTATTCTTACACAGAAAAAACGTGAAATTACGTTCATTTCACGTTTTTAGTCCTTGGTTCCTATTTTTCTGTTTGTTGCTTTACAAGGTACGCTCCACCGATAACTCCTGCATCATTTCCTAATTTTGCAATCGAGAATTCACAAGCTGCAGCAGTTCGTTTTAATGTATAACCTTCAAAGGCATTTTTTACAGAAAGTAATAAAAGTTCACCAGCTTGCGCCATGCCACCGCCAATTACAATTTTTTCCGGATTAGTAGTAATAGCTAAATTCGCTAACACTAACCCTAATTTATCAGCCAAGAGCGAAACGATGTTATTCGCTACAACATCACCACGTTTTGCTTGTTGGAACACATCCTTTGCCGTTACAGTCCCTTTTTTCTCATAAACACTTTTTAGTGAAGTTTGTTCCCTCTTTGCAGCTTCAACCCCTAGTCTGGAAACAGCAGTAGCGGAGGCATAGGTTTCCAAACATCCTTGTCTACCGCAATTGCATCGAGGACCTTCGTTTGGCGTTACAGTAATATGACCGATTTCTCCCCCGGTACCATTTACCCCGTTTATGACATGGCCATTTACGACAACACCACCACCAACTCCAGTTCCTAAGGTTACTGCAATTAAATGCGGAACGTTACCGCCAGCACCAACCCAATTTTCCCCTAAAGCCGCTAAATTTGCGTCATTTAGAACATAGGTAGGAAGTTGGAATAAATCGGCTAATTTTTCTTTTAGGGGAAAGTTTGTCCAACCAATATTGACTGCTTCTACTTCCCCTGATTGTTCATCAATAAACCCCGGTGCACCTACACCTAAGCCCATTAAATTGTTATGCCCCAACGATAACGACTGCATTTTATCTTGAACGGAATCAAAAATGTCCTTTGGAATGTTGATACCGTCATCTGATTTATCGGTTTTAATTTCCCATTTATAAAAGATTTCCCCTGTCTTCGTCACAAAGGCAATTTTTACAGTTGTCCCCCCAATATCGATCCCTAAATAATATGTATCTTCCATAATGCTGTTACCTCCTCATTATCTTGTCTTTTTCGTTATATTGATTTCCTGCCGTATAAGTAAGAGAGCCATCTGGAATTGCTCACTCGTGATAAACCGTTCTTTATACAGTTCCCTAACTTCTTCTTCCATAAGCTCTAAATCAGCTATCCGATCTCCTACATATATTATAGTTCCAAATTGTTTTAACATTTGTTGTATATCATATATTGACTTCATATCATCACCGTCCTTATTATACCAATCCTTTTGGATGATAAACAATAAAAAAAGACCGCTAAACCATTAGCGGTCAGGATCTCGGGGGTTTAAAAACGTAGGACGACGATTTTTTAATGGAATTGGTGAACGAATGAGAATGTCCCGGAACGAACGGAATGAAAATGGAATAAATGGCCATAAATATGGTGTGTGAAATGTTTTGATTTGTGCCAAGTATAAAATCCACAACGTAATGCCTAACACAAAACCGATTAGACCGAACATACTCGTAATGATGAGTAATATCATTCGAACAATGCGGTTAGCTAAACTTGTTTCATAACTTGGCGTTGCAAATGTTCCAATTGCTGCAATTGCAAGATACAAAACGACCTCATTCGAAAATAGACCAACTTCTACTGCAACTTGGCCAATTAAAATGGCCGCTACTAAACCTAAGGCGGTGGCTAGTGATGATGGTGTATGAATGGCGGCCATCCTTAACATGTCTATCCCTATTTCTGCAATCAAAAACTGGACTAACAATGGGATAGCTCCCATATCTTGAGGGCCGATAAATTCCAAACCGGTTGGCAATAGTTCCGGGTTTTGACTTAATAAGTAATACAGTGGTAATACAAACAGTGAAGCAAATACAGCGACAAAACGTACCAAACGTAAGTATGCACCTACAAATGGTTTTTGCCTGTATTCTTCAGCATGCTGCATATGATGCCAAAAAGTCGCTGGTGTAATCATGACACTTGGAGACCCATCAATAATAATAATGACATGCCCCTCGAATAAATGGGCAGCTGCCGTATCAGGGCGTTCCGTATAACGAACTGTTGAGTAAGGGTTCCAATGCCTTCCCCCTAAAAACTCTTCAATCGTTTTTTCGGCCATTGGTAAACCGTCCGTGTCAACTTTACTTAGAGATTTTCGTAAATGATTTACTTTATCCTCATCAACAATATCTTCAATGTAACATAAGCAAATATCTGTCTTGGATCGCCTTCCAATTTGCATATACTCCATTCGTAAAGATCGATCACGTATTCTTCTTCTCGTTAGTGCAGTATTAAATACTAATGTTTCAACATAGCCGTCTCTCGACCCTCGTACAACTTTTTCCGTATCCGGTTCTGCAGGTCCTCGGACCGGATATGTACGGGCATCAATCATAATTACTTGTTGAAGACCTTCCACCACTAATGCTGTTGGACCCGCAAGTACTTGGTCTGCTACTTGATTTAAGTCATCAAGGTACTCAACCTCAACGTACGGAATATAGCGTTTTAATAACTTCTCTAATGGATCAGGTTTCAAATGCTCCGGTTCCAGCTTTGCTAACAATTTCATGATGAAGTGCAATATATCATCTTTCGCAAAGCCATCAATTAAAAACATCGCCATTTTCTTTTCAGCGTATTCCAAATCAAGATGGATGACATCAAAACTTTTGTCTACGCCTAATCGGTCACGTAAATATTTTACGTTGTCATCAAACCGTTTCTTAATA contains these protein-coding regions:
- a CDS encoding LTA synthase family protein — its product is MLHRINKPLFLIAALLFGFKTYILYRFVFNLSIENPLQELILLINPFATALIIFTFAVWMKPERQKKFVKYTTLIGTIILYVNLAYYRNFTDFITLPTLLQFKNFGDLGASAAYLVKPGDIFLFLDIILVFYLAKKNENTIVSFKQKGKMAISALSLSILVANFVLAEIERPNLFLRSFDREYLVKNIGLFNYHIYDVVIHSKTKVQRVMADGSEIEEIEHYISENASSNEKSDLSGIAEGKNVIFITAESLQTFVLDKEVNGEPITPFLNKLIEESYYFENFYHQTNLGKTSDSEFITANSLYPLPNASVFFTHAQNEYNAMPKIIKEHGYTSAVFHGNNKSFWNRDVMYDALGFDHFFSERFYHVSEENKVGDWGLGDKSFFEQSIKYLENLPQPFYTNFITLTNHHPFTMDQKYASIDKLETNSRTLNGYVQTVRYMDEAIEQFFEQLKQAGLYEESIIVIAGDHYGISDYHNRAMGMFLEKDITPYDNVQLQRVPMIIHIPDHEETKTFDKIAGQVDLKPTILSLLGIEPEDDITFGTDLFTNDRKPYVAFRNGDFVTENYVFTNDTCYDRLTGEILEDTSGCDEYKDQVLLELEYSDRIIYGDLFRFYNFSDNEETNNDE
- a CDS encoding ROK family glucokinase codes for the protein MEDTYYLGIDIGGTTVKIAFVTKTGEIFYKWEIKTDKSDDGINIPKDIFDSVQDKMQSLSLGHNNLMGLGVGAPGFIDEQSGEVEAVNIGWTNFPLKEKLADLFQLPTYVLNDANLAALGENWVGAGGNVPHLIAVTLGTGVGGGVVVNGHVINGVNGTGGEIGHITVTPNEGPRCNCGRQGCLETYASATAVSRLGVEAAKREQTSLKSVYEKKGTVTAKDVFQQAKRGDVVANNIVSLLADKLGLVLANLAITTNPEKIVIGGGMAQAGELLLLSVKNAFEGYTLKRTAAACEFSIAKLGNDAGVIGGAYLVKQQTEK
- a CDS encoding YqgQ family protein, translated to MKSIYDIQQMLKQFGTIIYVGDRIADLELMEEEVRELYKERFITSEQFQMALLLIRQEINITKKTR
- a CDS encoding spore germination protein, with amino-acid sequence MTSTSDKQPIKKRFDDNVKYLRDRLGVDKSFDVIHLDLEYAEKKMAMFLIDGFAKDDILHFIMKLLAKLEPEHLKPDPLEKLLKRYIPYVEVEYLDDLNQVADQVLAGPTALVVEGLQQVIMIDARTYPVRGPAEPDTEKVVRGSRDGYVETLVFNTALTRRRIRDRSLRMEYMQIGRRSKTDICLCYIEDIVDEDKVNHLRKSLSKVDTDGLPMAEKTIEEFLGGRHWNPYSTVRYTERPDTAAAHLFEGHVIIIIDGSPSVMITPATFWHHMQHAEEYRQKPFVGAYLRLVRFVAVFASLFVLPLYYLLSQNPELLPTGLEFIGPQDMGAIPLLVQFLIAEIGIDMLRMAAIHTPSSLATALGLVAAILIGQVAVEVGLFSNEVVLYLAIAAIGTFATPSYETSLANRIVRMILLIITSMFGLIGFVLGITLWILYLAQIKTFHTPYLWPFIPFSFRSFRDILIRSPIPLKNRRPTFLNPRDPDR